CATGGATATTTCACGGGGATACATTTCAAGACTAtattagggtgagtgagtggggttttaCGCAAcaacaaagcaatattccagttatatggcggcggtctgtaaataatcgagtctggaccagacactccagtgataaacagcatgagcattgatctgcgtaaTTAGGacccaatgacatgtgtctgcgagcttgaccacccgatctcgatagttgcctcttgcgacaagcatagctggcatttatggcaagcatagattactgagggcctattctaccccggatcttcacgggtctgtattCGGAAATGTAAATAGAAGTACGTGTGTTGGTACTTTGGGGTTTGTTTTCTTGTCAGAGGTAGGAACAATGtaatttttcatttgtttcaagACATTTAGGGCGCCCAGGCAACAAGTTTTgtcttattttcattttgtctaGTTGTTTTTTTACTACTGTCTGTAATAAAGCATTGCTTTAGGAAATCAAAGGAACATTCAAAAGCATCAAAGGACGGACGTTTATAACAAATTACCGACCTTTCAATCCACGAGGGATTCTGATAATATAATCCTCAACATCTGGATGATGATATTCGCCAAACATTTTAAATAAAGATATCGATGTGGGAGGCACTGTACAACACAATTCGATGTGAATAATCCCGACTCCAAACAGTTCGTAATGCTATGAGCTATCGTAACTGCATCGTTTATCAAGGGCTTACAAATGACGTAGCGCCAGGAATACTGTGCACCCTGATCAATAAATGCGTCCCTTGTGTTTGATAGTTTGTGAGGAAATATACCAGTGTGAGCCTGTGATTATGTGGTAAACACCCAAGATATACATCACTTTAGTTTCGGTTAAAAAACACTGAGGTGTTAAACCATTCTAGATCTCATATATCCTTTTCACAAAAGATCGACGGAACACTGGAATGTATATATGTTATGTGTCAACTTTGTTTGGACGTTGATAATTTATTAAACGTTTAAAACGCCGACCATTGACGCAACTACtatatttatttgattttgCATATAGAAGACGATTGTTCCAACCAAAATTACTAGGCAGGTGCTTCCAAAAGAAAGACTTGTCTTTTTCGGTTTACATTACGCCAGCATATATAAAAGAAGATTGTTCCACCCCAAATTACTAGTCACGAGCTTCAAAAGAAGCGTTTATTTTTTCGGATTCATTTACGCCTGACTATATCAAAAATATATTCCGCCCAAGATTACCTGTTTCCAAAGAAGCACTTTTTTGGATTCAATTACGCCAGTATCCCGGCGTTgacataaacattttatgacTTTCATTGGTATGTTGAACGTAGACACTATGCTGATGTCCATCACTATCTACGCCCTGACGCCATTGCCAGACAATAGAGCAGTAAACCATGTAAATGCCCCAGGACCTAGATACTGTACCATACATACACTGCCTCTTACAATACTGTACACACACCACAATCAAATATCATGTTCCTTAAAAATAATCAGTTTAATAAAGTTTACCAGATATATGAAGTTGTCATCGTGCATCTACCGCTCCGCTCTACCGCTCCACTCTACCACTCCACTCTATCATCAGTGGTATATCAGAATCTGAAACATACACGTATACTCCAGAATAAAACTCCGTTCCCATCATAATGCGGCCTTTCGAAAACCTGTTTCAGACAAGAAACTACATTACCCCTATGCAACACAGTATTTGAAGTTAAAACTATTATACCAGTCATATACTACTTCATGAAATACACTCGAATATGAAACTGTTCCACCAATATACCTCTTTATGAATCCATGTTATCATTGGAATTGGGTTATGGGTGATATCCTACACGATTAAGTCGTAATACCTGTTGTAAGTCATATATAGCGCTGTAGCTGTTTGACGAGGCAAACACTGCACAATAAAATTATTACTATCTATATTATACAGTTGAATGTATCCAGCGTTCAGTTGCAGTTTTCAATTGCCTCCAGAATATATGATGTTTCGCCACAAGAACACGTGCCCCTGAACACTAATGGCCAACAAAAAGTTGAATAATGCTTTGTAGTGACAAAACTCAATCAATCATTTTCGTTGAAGAATTCAATTTACTCATCTCACTTCCGTAATATAAAAATTGATCACTTTAGGATGAATTATTGTACACGTGTTTGCCAAAAACATGTATACGCTCAGAATCTGCGACTAAATGTATTGTGAAGTGCGGAACCACATGCTCCTGTTTAAGGTATAACAGATGACGTTTAATAACGGCACTTTATAAGAAATGGCTCACAAGTGTAAAACGTGTCACAAGCGTGTTTGTAAGCGATGATTAACGGATTCGTAAACAATGGCTGATCAGTTTAATGAGCGTAACAACTTGCTTGCGATGGCTGACGAATATAAAGGATGTGATATTTCGTAAGCGATGGCTAACGAGTTTAAACGCTGAAACGTGAAATGTTATGGCTACGTTAATGCTTCATGTGAACCGATATGTGTGTGGAGTAATAATGAAAAGTTCAAGTTAACGACCGgtgaatattttgttgaaaaggTTCAAAGTACTTATGATGTATATTATATCACCCTTTTCACTTTTTACCTGTCAAAGCAGCTGACCAGCACGAACTGTTGAAACAAAATtctaaaataaaacagtgaataaTAAGTTTCCCAATACGAAAAGAGCTGTGTACACGATCTCACCCTGTCCCCGTGCCTTTCCTTGCTATGATTGATGGCTGCTCTCCGTTTAATTACAATCTGTCACGCGTGATTTATTGGACAAAACGAACAATCCTATTGCTTCTAAAAACTCAGCATGTGAAGGAAAAGAAACGTGCCAGTTTGACTACGAATGTAACATTTCTTACATTTGGATTGCTGTTTGTGGGAAGTTTGAGGTATGGAGCTAGATGGGAGGACTCTTGCTAAACGATCACTATGTATGTACCCGTGTTTATTGTTAATTTGTTTGTGATAAACTAGGGCTACATAGATTGTTATTACCAAATGAGTTTTGTAGTTCACTTtcacattgttgttgttgttgtgtaaaTCTAGACCATCTACATTGGACACAATCTCAGGTGTACAAACGTATGATTGCAACACATGTATATTTGTCAGCGGATGAGATACATTTGTGCTGAAGTCCGTTCTTTACCTGTACGTTGTGTTTATTTCGCATAATGAGCTGAAACATCGGACGATGGAGGTAAGACGCCGTGTCAAACCTTATTTGACGTTTCGTCAAACACGTGGACGGACAAATCTCGTTATTTAttaaaaattattttcaaaatcattctACGAAGCCAGATTTAAATGAGTGAATAAAATATCTGcaaaatatatgcaaaaatATTCGGCTTTCCTATGGAATGCGAACGTTGTTAAGAGCAACGATATAAATTGGCAAGTTCAGCTTATAAAGAATAATGATACTGGATTCAACTGAGCACATGTGCGTTTAAAGTTATTATGTAAGTATTACTCTACAGTTGTCCTTTGGTTGTAACTACCATGTGGAAACATGGCTGATATAACTTGATATTACCAGTAGGGATTATCAGTTTTGAAGTAATGAGAAGGTATTGTAATATAAGAAGTCGGAAGACCAACAGTGTTAAGGACATTTGATCCTCTATAGCTGTTATATGTTGAAGATATCACTTAGTTCATTTTTGTTTCCTTCGATACCTGGAAGTACCCAGAAATACTATCATTATCGGCGTTGCTTTTATTGTAGCTTTTTAGATATGGAACACTGAAATACTCACCGTGAGGCGGGACTACTCACCATAAGACGCAATACAAACTGCAGGCATGAACGTGTCTCGTAGACTAAACAGTCTTTAAACCAGTTAATCTGTTATTGTTCTGTTCGTTTTTAGCCATTGTGAACTACAAGTTCTTTCAAACTCTATCGCAAATGGATAGAAGCCCCAGTTTGAGTATAACCTCGTAACTTTTGATCATATGTaaccgattcacattttcaggtATCATGATGGCAGCGTGTGCGATAATTGTTCTAGTTCTGCTTCTTAGCCACAACGATGCTTCAGCACAGATAACCGGCTTCAGTAAGTTCACAGTTTACGTTTTACGAAATCAAGGATTCGTCTTTGCCTGTCATGCAGATTTTCAGATCAAATTCTTGTTATTGCATGCCACTAGAGTATTTGGGACTCCAGGATACCGCTTCACTTTTTACTGAACAAATACAAGCACCTGTCTTATTGAACATTTTAGGAAACAACTGTATTGTGTGTTGTCGTTAAAAATCCCTCAAAACGCGAGTGGCAAATGTTCGCTTACTCATTGGTGACATTTAAGGAATTGTAACATTGCGTAGTGTTGCATTGTTCTTCCATTCAGGTATCGTGCTCAAGTCTGTGTGCTCTTCCGATCGTTCACCAAAGCTCTGTACATCTGTAACATTAATATACCATTTCTAGTATATGCCCTTATGTGACAGTAGTTATACATCTGTTGATATACACGTCTACTGAATTTAATTAATTGTTTTATATATTGCTGTTTTATTGCAGGATATAACCGGAACCCAAACCAACAACAGAACTCTGTACGAAATGGGCAGACTTTCCCACAGAGGGCTAGTAGACAATTGAATGCACGGGAGAATGCAGAAACAAGTATAAGCTCACAAGGGAGGTATCAGTCAACGGAATGGAAACCAGGAGGGACAGGCCAGTACAGTAATAACATGGATCTCGTGCCAGCAATAGCAGGCAGAGGTGCCATGCCATCCAGTACACGTGGTACAGGCCACTCACGACCATCTGGGGGCAATCGCCAGATAGATTTTAATGGATTGAGGACGACCCAGTCAGCAAATGATATAAACAGTGGTAGGATTCAAAAGTCAGACATGGGTCAAAATAAACTGGTCCAAAGAAATAATTTGAACAGAGATATAAATGGGTTGTCACCCAAGAGGACAACATTGTCTGCACATGGACAAGGTTCATTTGAAGACAAGCAGCAACGTCTACACTCAATGACGACAAGACATCCACAGATGGCGGCAAATATGAGAGACAGCACTGCCCAGCATCATGACCGTTCAGCTATCCACCAGCAACGCCTTTCAACAGGAAGTCCCGAGCAAGCAACTAGTCTATCTCAGATGCAGATGAAACAGCGTGAACAAGAAATGCAAAAGTTACAACTGCAGCAAAACCGTTTAGCTCTCCGTCAGCAACAAACAGCACCGGGGCGTTCCGATCAGGCTCACAGCATCTCACAGGTTCAGATGAAGGAGCGAGCACAACAACTACGAtatcaacagcagcagcagcaacaacataGGAATCTTCGTGAACAACGGCTGTCAACGATACATCCTGATCAGTCATCGAGCCTGTCCAAACATcagatgaaacaacaacagctaacacatcgccaacaacagcagcaacaacaagaacaacagGGTTCAGGATACGATCAGTTACATCAAGGACGAACGCATGAAATGGATGTCTCTAGCACACCGAGATCAAATCACAGGAGAATAATCATACGAGGGGGTATGCCGGCTATGCCTGAGATATATTCATCTAAATCTACAGACATGAAACAACTTCAAGAGCCTTTGAAGTCTAACAAATCTCATTCACAGGGACCTGGCGAATCAAGACATCCTCTGTCACCATTTCCAGCCGTGAAGACACTGCCTTTACAAGGGTCCGGAAAAAGCAGAGACGTTTTACCAGTCTCCGAAGCCTATTATTACACTGGTGAAAGAAATGCAACCAATGGTGGCAAGAAGGGTTCAACAGTAGCTTTTATTAGCGTTGGCGATGGGCCTCCAAACCAAGGAGACATTTTCAAAGTCCACCCTAACGGAAATGACATTACTAGATATGAACGAATGAataaaccaacaacaaaaacacactcGTCCTATCGAACAAATCAGAGCACGACGAAGTTCATAACAAATGTATCAGATCCAGAAATAATGACAGCCGTTGACAATGTGTCTGCAATTCCAGGAAATGGAGCTGCTGCAGAACGGCGGAATGATCAGATGCATACAGATTCCGGATCAATGATGTCTACCAGACTGCCGATATTGTCCCCTGCTAATATTAACATCCATTCACAAAATCAACAATTTCCGTCTTCTACATTCTATTCCACACACAATGGCAATTCGTTTCACATTAAGTCTTCTAAACCGTCAGGATCACAATATGATGTGGTAAATCCAGCTGATCCACTTAGTACAAGAACTGGTACGAGACGGGATCGATACACAACACATGGCACCGTTTTCAACCAACAAAATTCATCACCAAAGTCACCATTTGTTGATGCACCGTTAATTGTCCCAGACAGCCACCATGGACCCTCCGCAGTTTCAAATCAGCAAGGACAGAACGCCTCTCCAACCAATCATAATTCACATCCTTCTCACCACGACCGGGGAACATCAAGAAATACAGGACCTGTTGCCTATACCAGTGCACAAGGTCAGCCAAGCGGAACCAAACATTCTTATCAACAGTCTGTCTCGTCTTTCCATTCCGCACAgcaacaaacagaaaaacatgTACTGCAGCCGATGTCTCCTCCCAGTCCAGTGCAACAACACGCTGGACGACAGCAACGGCAACTGTCAGAGTATCCTTCTATTTCGACGCAACAAGGACAACAGAAGGTACAACAACCAATGACCCTTTCTAACCAATGGCCACAAAGAGGACAACAGCAAACACACCAGTCCGTAGATCCTTCTGTTTCAGCACGGATGTCGGTAGCGCCATCCAATCCAATGCAAGAACAAGGGCAACAACAGGCACACCAGCCAATGGCACCTTCTGATCCACTGCAACATCGAGGACAACAGTATGTACATCAGTCTCCAGATGCTTCTGTTTCGATGCAACATGGTCAGCACCTTGAACAACAGCCCATGGGTCCTTCCAATCCCGTGCAACAACGAGGAGGACAACAGCAAAGACAACAGTCTGCATATCCATCTAGTTCAATGCAACATATACAACGGCAGGCACAACAGCCGATCTATCCTTCTAATCCAATGCCGGTACAAGGAGCACAACCGCACGTACAACAGTCGATGGCTCCTTCCAACCCAATTCATAAGGTACAGCAGGTACAACATATGGCTCCTTCCAACCCAACATCGATACTGGGAGGACAAAACCACATACAACAATCTGCATATCAACCTAGTTCAACGCAACCTGGAATGCAACAGGCACAGCAACTGATAGGTCCTTCCCACACAATGCAACAAGGAGCACAACAGCAGATACAACAGTCCATGGCTCCTCCCAATCCGATGCCAGTGCAAGGAGCACAACAACAGATACAACAACCCATGGCTCCTTCCAATCCAATGCCGGTACAAGGAGCACAACAGCAAAATCCAATGCCGGTACAAGGAGCACAACAGCAGATACAACAGCCCATGGCTCCTCCCAATCCGATGCCAGTACAAGGAGCACAACAGCATATACAACAGTCCATGGCTCCTCCCAATCCGATGCCAGTGCAAGGAGCACAACAACAGATACAACAACCCATGGCTCCTTCAAATCCAATGCCGGTACAAGGTGCACAACAGCAGATACAACAGCCCATGGCTCCTTCAAATCCAATGCCGGTACAAGGAGCACAACAGCATATACAACAGTCCATGGCTCCTTCCAATCCGATACCAGTGCAAGGACCACAACAACAGATACAACAACCAATGGCTCCTTCAAATCCAATGCCGGTGCAGGGAGCACAACAGCAGATACAACAGCCCATGGCTCCTTCCAATCCACTGCCGGTACAAGGAGCACAACAGCAGATACAACAACCCATGGCTCCTTCCAATCCAATGCCGGTACAAGGAGCACAACAGCAGATACAACAATCTGCATACGTTTCGAATCCGATGCAAAAACCGTCGGCTCCTAACAATCCAATACAACAGGGACAACAGCAAATACAACAACCGCCAGTCCTTTCTAGTTCAATGCAGCAAGGACAACAACCGGTACAACAGTATCAGCCAACGCAATTACAGCCCAAACCGAACAGGACCCTTGCGTATTATGgttacacacacagtcacactcaaagtcagTCACAGACTGCAAATTACCAGATACCAAGTAGTGGGGAGACTTTCTCGAATGGACAACAGGTACATGGAGTTTCCACTGCACAGAATCAAGCTGGACAGGCGCATCCACCAAGTAACCATCCTGTTGGAGTAGCAACCTATCCATCCAATCAACAAGTAATGAAGCAGCAACAAGTCAACGGTGTTTCCAGCACGCGATATGAACCTGGCAATCAGATCAATGGAGGAGGTCCTAGTGGtgtcatgaatggaatgagcgGCAATGGAAGAGGTCCTGATGGTGGCCTGAATCGAATGGGAAGTCCCAACCGTGCCATGAATGGGATGGGAAGTCCCAACGGTGCCATGAATGGGATGGGAAGTCCCAACGGTGCCATGAATGGGATGGGAAGTCCCAACGGTGCCATGAATGGGATGGGGAGTCCCAACGGTGCCATGAATGGGATGGGAAGTCCCAAAGGTGCTATGAATGGGATTGGAAGTCCCAACGGTGCCATGAATGGGATGGGGAGTCCCAACGGTGCCATGAATGGTATGGGAAGTCCCAACGGTGCCATGAATGGGATGGGAAGTCCCAACGGTGCTATGAATGGGATGGGAAGTCACAACGGTGTAATGAATGGGATGGGAAGTCCCAATGGTGTCATGAATGGCATGAATGGTGGGGGTGGAGCAATGAGAGGTCCAATGGGTGGCATGAATGGAATGGGAGGTCCTGTGGGCGTCATGAATGGAAGGCAAGGCATGATGAGCGCGTCAATGGGAGGTGGTATGAATGGTATGGGAGGTAACCCTGGTGGTATGAATGGTATGGGAGGTAACCCAGGTGGTATGAATGGTATGGGAGGTAACCCAGGTGGTATGAATGGTATGGGAGGTAACCCAGGTGGTATGAATGGTATGGGAGGTAACCCAGGTGGTATGAATGGTATGGGGGGCCCAGGCCAAATGAGTGGTATGAATGGTATGGGAAGAAGGGGCACTATGGGTGGTGGAATGGGAGGGGGAATGGGAGGGGGAATGGGTAACATGAATGTGATGGGAGGCGCAGTGGGCGGAATGGGTGGGCGTATGAATGGAATGGGAGGGGGAATGAATGGAATGGGAGGGGGAATGAATGGAATGGGCGGAGGAATGAATGGAATGGGCGGAGGAATGAATGGAATGGGAGGAGGAATGAATGGAATGGGCGGAGGAATGAATGGAATGGGCGGAGGAATGAATGGAATCGGCGGAGGAATGTATGGCGGAATGGGCGGCAACACAATGAATGGTAAGTCAAATACATCTGTCTCACTTTACATGACCTTGCAGCACTTACAGCTGCGCCTGAAACGCGAATGTGCTAATTTAGTATCATATTTTtgaaatgtaaaaacaattctggccataaaattgataaaatgcaaatacgTCTGTTAATATGCCGaagtatattgtattgttgaaaTGTCGTTTTTAGATCCGTACAACCCGCCGCCAATAGGCTCTCCCGCGTTTGTGGCATGGCTTCACAAAATGGATCAGCTGGGAATTGATACTCCTTATGAAATGCCAGACTCTACAGGTACCATCAACAGATTATTACCATTAATGATGTCACATTTCAATTCTTGACACGTGTCAAGCCATGTAAGCACGTATGGGTCCAACTGAAAACAAGGGTATTTAAGTATTTGTACTCGTGAAATACTTGTGGTGATTAGAGTTAAAATGTACTTGACACATACACTATATGTTGTTTTActcatcaaaatataaaatggaaTTTCAGATCCACCTACCACTCCAGCCCCGTCAACACTTCCTCCGCCACCGTCAACACCTCCACCGACCACTTCGGTACCTCAGATGATTGCAAATGCACCTTCTCCACACGGCGCACATGCACCTGAAACACATCCAGTGGATGCTTCCCGCACAAATCCTGATCCACCTGTTGCTTCGAACAGACTATCTGGTAATACACTTGCTGGTATTCACTATTCATTCCATAACAGGTAGATAACTTTACAGTATAAAATCCAAAGGATGAAAACTGTTTAGGAGACATACGCATTTATAGAATAGTAATGCACTGTTTCCAGTGTTTACAAACCGCGCAGCGCTTGCGACCTGATTAAAATGATTCATTGGTGAATCTGGAGAAATAGGAGTCTCACTGGGGATAAGACAAACACAGCACAACTATCAAGCGTGGGCACTAGTTTTCATGTCTTTAGATCTGTTACTCACTTTATCAGTGTGATATGTCCACTTCTTGTCCAGAGGTTGACATTCGATGACCTTTAGCAAAGGTATGCCATGCAACGCTTACTAAAGAGACATAAATAAGAGTAGCTTCCCTTTATCAAAGGGCAGTTACTCCAGCGTGCAGTCTGACAGATTGTGAGAAACTCTACGTGGCCATTCGTATTTTGCATGTGTATAAATGAAAGAACAGATTTCAGTCGGAATAAATGGATTACCTcgaaacatgacaaaacattacTAAACTATTTGTAGGACAGTGTTGCTTTGTTGATTAATAATTACGACAATaagtgaaaagaaaaaaaatatttcatttgaactgCAATGACGGTTTCACTTTCCAACTGATTCTCTAACGTATGGTTCATTGACGTTCACATTCCACAAGGTGAGAGGTTCGGTATCTGTGAGTGAATGCACTCTGCAATACTACAGCCGTTAGACAAACTGTCGGGGTACCCCTGCTTCCCCCTTTGGGTCCATGTTTATCATTCCAAAGTATACTGCCATGATAACCCCTATGCTGGTATATATATGCTCACCAGATTTTCTAGAAGCAGGAAATTCTGGGGAAATAGGCAGGAACTGTTGTCGCTCCTAATATATAAACAGCGAAGTTACTGTGTCTCATGGAACAAAACCTACTTTGAGGTAATAGCGCAAGATCGATTTTCCTTATGTTCTGTTGGTAGTGCTAATGTGTTCACCAAACGAACAGCttggctgttgtgttgtgt
The window above is part of the Haliotis asinina isolate JCU_RB_2024 chromosome 1, JCU_Hal_asi_v2, whole genome shotgun sequence genome. Proteins encoded here:
- the LOC137256601 gene encoding uncharacterized protein isoform X3, which codes for MELDGRTLAKRSLCIMMAACAIIVLVLLLSHNDASAQITGFRYNRNPNQQQNSVRNGQTFPQRASRQLNARENAETSISSQGRYQSTEWKPGGTGQYSNNMDLVPAIAGRGAMPSSTRGTGHSRPSGGNRQIDFNGLRTTQSANDINSGRIQKSDMGQNKLVQRNNLNRDINGLSPKRTTLSAHGQGSFEDKQQRLHSMTTRHPQMAANMRDSTAQHHDRSAIHQQRLSTGSPEQATSLSQMQMKQREQEMQKLQLQQNRLALRQQQTAPGRSDQAHSISQVQMKERAQQLRYQQQQQQQHRNLREQRLSTIHPDQSSSLSKHQMKQQQLTHRQQQQQQQEQQGSGYDQLHQGRTHEMDVSSTPRSNHRRIIIRGGMPAMPEIYSSKSTDMKQLQEPLKSNKSHSQGPGESRHPLSPFPAVKTLPLQGSGKSRDVLPVSEAYYYTGERNATNGGKKGSTVAFISVGDGPPNQGDIFKVHPNGNDITRYERMNKPTTKTHSSYRTNQSTTKFITNVSDPEIMTAVDNVSAIPGNGAAAERRNDQMHTDSGSMMSTRLPILSPANINIHSQNQQFPSSTFYSTHNGNSFHIKSSKPSGSQYDVVNPADPLSTRTGTRRDRYTTHGTVFNQQNSSPKSPFVDAPLIVPDSHHGPSAVSNQQGQNASPTNHNSHPSHHDRGTSRNTGPVAYTSAQGQPSGTKHSYQQSVSSFHSAQQQTEKHVLQPMSPPSPVQQHAGRQQRQLSEYPSISTQQGQQKVQQPMTLSNQWPQRGQQQTHQSVDPSVSARMSVAPSNPMQEQGQQQAHQPMAPSDPLQHRGQQYVHQSPDASVSMQHGQHLEQQPMGPSNPVQQRGGQQQRQQSAYPSSSMQHIQRQAQQPIYPSNPMPVQGAQPHVQQSMAPSNPIHKVQQVQHMAPSNPTSILGGQNHIQQSAYQPSSTQPGMQQAQQLIGPSHTMQQGAQQQIQQSMAPPNPMPVQGAQQQIQQPMAPSNPMPVQGAQQQNPMPVQGAQQQIQQPMAPPNPMPVQGAQQHIQQSMAPPNPMPVQGAQQQIQQPMAPSNPMPVQGAQQQIQQPMAPSNPMPVQGAQQHIQQSMAPSNPIPVQGPQQQIQQPMAPSNPMPVQGAQQQIQQPMAPSNPLPVQGAQQQIQQPMAPSNPMPVQGAQQQIQQSAYVSNPMQKPSAPNNPIQQGQQQIQQPPVLSSSMQQGQQPVQQYQPTQLQPKPNRTLAYYGYTHSHTQSQSQTANYQIPSSGETFSNGQQVHGVSTAQNQAGQAHPPSNHPVGVATYPSNQQVMKQQQVNGVSSTRYEPGNQINGGGPSGVMNGMSGNGRGPDGGLNRMGSPNRAMNGMGSPNGAMNGMGSPNGAMNGMGSPNGAMNGMGSPNGAMNGMGSPKGAMNGIGSPNGAMNGMGSPNGAMNGMGSPNGAMNGMGSPNGAMNGMGSHNGVMNGMGSPNGVMNGMNGGGGAMRGPMGGMNGMGGPVGVMNGRQGMMSASMGGGMNGMGGNPGGMNGMGGNPGGMNGMGGNPGGMNGMGGNPGGMNGMGGNPGGMNGMGGPGQMSGMNGMGRRGTMGGGMGGGMGGGMGNMNVMGGAVGGMGGRMNGMGGGMNGMGGGMNGMGGGMNGMGGGMNGMGGGMNGMGGGMNGMGGGMNGIGGGMYGGMGGNTMNDPYNPPPIGSPAFVAWLHKMDQLGIDTPYEMPDSTDPPTTPAPSTLPPPPSTPPPTTSVPQMIANAPSPHGAHAPETHPVDASRTNPDPPVASNRLSANISPGSALERTLRALLDTLRIQHEPPTTPPTTTTTTTTTTTTVPTTVEVLSDAAIMAEMMNSLSSGVGLEQTLMSMINAVLLQEKQQPPPTPITTTITTTTPTTTTTTTTPTTTTTTTTTTTTTTPTTTTTTTTTTTTPPTTTVPTYQPANSIKAAGNEQIQTALAALAQKVGTSNLGAAIMSTSLNLPPELKNLLTKQLAASQINSKNNPVSDMAVSATTATPETAASVTYLPAEVRSNIAHAPTETQVNDITKSVYYPDTVTPSTFRHSSRQSQIVRSPPAPHVNGIVDIAHNPDTATPSTFSYLTRQSDILHSPPAPQVNGVVEPAHNPDTATPSTFSYLSRQSDILHSPPAPQVNGVVEPAHNPDTATPSTFRHSPIQSHILHSTPTPHVNGTAEIAHNTDRVTPSKFSNFPTQSLILNSLPPTQENGKTQTAYSNDRVMPPTFNNFPSQSNILHSPTGTQVNGIPGTVQHPDIITTSAVGQSNKLDTQYRQVDTLLSHGPSSMPNITQTQRNTEQKQLHESVPHNVIETSTVMAPLTESPGAKHHANYPSHTAEANKTYPSALNHGDPALDGFLMQAIDRVMSTQNSGMSESQLLTVAFETAFKRMQALRFPVKVDPTSQTSTLSHLVSADSGHHSPPSAYDVPVHSAYNTKSATTIDIQHSASPLLKAAAPQGTLQQETNLEIHAGPSDVQMNKVPHGASSLTQTNPGDTAAPTSSTAVDVLQPAGTGNHPASLAVLQDSIPLGGHSSHGPVVPDGASAAAATEPYEAIVTPGQMNVPVTESIVPSTLASAGKAQATDIANQPNIPITDTHVPNTLPATGQEGPIVKPSQTNVPVYGTHVPNTPSDGPSQVTGASFPNTVGPVILDTVPVSGASSQTSDPVSGKPVYNILPFNEVPISGTHVQNTPSDAGPRQASGTSFPNTAGPVILDTVPVSGASSQTSNHVSGKIVHNILPFNEQSGTANRTNTQEATKITMQDVVPVRGTNFHIPINGQSYTVDTSSQDAVAVNEASSLNITPLSRKPHTVGATSLGTVPTSGSSVQDNSYLDGQSHTVEMTINKRVPVSATDVQDTIPVIGLSQDVVKKSGSGPSTQVVHFDITGTNMPFQVYKQKPVDNMATTKVANAVSGTHTAIGVPAQSSSKAHTVTAKNVFNRILGMMKLLKNSKGQPLISQNVSQSEYTTLQTVSTTSPATPIPATTMEVEPTESEDKVTAPSATVTSSPPRRTEQVQQAMKDTPTPASMTTLIPRNSLHNRLLDMVKMLSSRSRAATDKRPSALKSGTWSDKTALSTVSATSPAVIETSTIEVEPTELEDHTPLSTVPTTPPTTVPTTTTEVEPTELEDRLTTEIVTTYPPSTPAAETESQERSKEVSTAMDVHTPAPFTTSVAGNDPYHRLRHMVKMLSQRSRMATNGFRRGISSEHTALQAALPTTSPSPTSTMEVEPTELEDIVTTPAATTTSTPPTVADTEEAGGIDGVPVGPQTRTVPRGRQSLYNRLLDMVNMLSIRRGGLSNGRPAVHRSAATTQKSPTATARTTTTTTTATTTTTTTEEPPEEEEAEEVLTSTTMAPVTTGAVQDGHNVYSRLVHVFKMLSARNRNIQAATRTTTTATTTTTTEEPPEEEEAEEENNAMIFPDYLGFTAGGSQDYEYEY